In Mycobacterium sp. Aquia_216, a genomic segment contains:
- a CDS encoding 5'-phosphate oxidase yields the protein MSRFKTEMETCPHCRRTAEATVEYIYDAGGNVIGRRVRDVNCRYGDCPGSEVPPHWR from the coding sequence ATGTCGCGGTTCAAAACTGAAATGGAAACCTGCCCGCACTGCCGACGGACAGCCGAAGCCACGGTCGAATACATCTACGACGCCGGCGGCAACGTCATCGGAAGGCGGGTGCGCGACGTGAACTGCCGATACGGAGACTGCCCGGGCAGCGAAGTACCCCCGCACTGGCGCTAG